From Nymphalis io chromosome 12, ilAglIoxx1.1, whole genome shotgun sequence, a single genomic window includes:
- the LOC126772340 gene encoding sine oculis-binding protein homolog, producing the protein MDKNTTNPPSPSKTKVKKENEEEIKEFAETAMNELLGWYGYERLELRRWAASRARDTGSPEQTEQKNKAEECSWCNKNITSESGALQQAGAAFCSELCFSQSRRANFKRAKTCDWCRHVRHTVAYVDFQDGATQLQFCSDKCLNQYKMHIFCRETQAHLDLNPHLVNASSSSNLITPELWLKNCKSRSVSPASERSGSPSIEKKNNEKDPSSNQRKSPLPLITIAPPAKLMNKPPEERCIQKSPEGKKDSRTKMNLRKRRTSKCSATVTSQTLRQQNSTPKAQDMRMRSPSIDGSSPVSSVTVSNNAIHSPPSAMNQQIPPPFPNPMFGMPPPVFVDNNNGHINEHRHPMFVPRLGFIPTPPGMMHQERPRLFPPMNFPQPIGQAPPVTVLVPYPVILPIPLPIPIPIPLSSFIQAHRSNKVKTEVNNDDVEGPLDFTMNGDKKKNENVCRMDNDVDVNTEALDKTSQSDPNKDINDRIDSDKLSNEATEVSNPEQTLPKFKITRLGNKMAKIVTKTREPSESSRPLRKRRRLVEATDDDSLIPKTRKIVQV; encoded by the exons atggaCAAAAACACGACAAATCCACCGTCTCCGTCGAAGACCAAAGTGAAGAAGGAGAATGAAGAGGAAATAAAG GAGTTCGCAGAAACCGCAATGAACGAGTTATTGGGCTGGTACGGTTATGAAAGACTGGAACTTCGCAGATGGGCAGCATCGCGAGCGCGAGACACGGGTAGTCCGGAACAAACGGAACAGAAAAATAAAG CCGAGGAATGTTCCTGGTGCAACAAGAACATAACGAGTGAAAGTGGCGCGCTGCAACAAGCTGGAGCGGCGTTCTGTTCAGAGCTTTGCTTTAGTCAGTCCCGCCGCGCTAATTTCAAGCGCGCCAAGACTTGCGACTGGTGTCGCCACGTACGACATACAGTCGCATATGTGGATTTTCAG GATGGTGCCACACAGCTTCAATTTTGCTCAGACAAATGtctaaatcaatataaaatgcaCATCTTTTGTCGAGAGACGCAAGCGCACTTAGACCTTAATCCGCACTTGGTAAACGCTTCGTCATCATCAAACCTAATCACGCCAGAACTTTGGCTCAAGAACTGCAAAAGTAGATCTGTATCGCCAGCATCCGAACGCTCAGGTTCTCCATCTatcgagaaaaaaaataacgaaaaggATCCATCATCTAACCAAAGAAAATCTCCGCTTCCATTAATAACAATTGCGCCACCagcaaaattaatgaataagcCACCTGAGGAAAGATGTATTCAAAAGTCACCCGAAGGGAAAAAAGATTCAAGAACGAAGATGAACTTACGAAAGCGTAGGACATCGAAATGTTCGGCAACAGTGACATCACAAACACTTCGACAGCAAAACTCAACACCGAAAGCACAGGATATGAGAATGCGCAGTCCATCTATTGACGGATCCTCGCCAGTTTCATCGGTTACAGTCAGTAACAATGCGATACATTCTCCACCGAGTGCGATGAACCAACAGATACCACCCCCTTTCCCCAACCCAATGTTCGGTATGCCACCGCCTGTTTTCGTGGATAACAATAATGGTCACATAAATGAGCATAGACATCCAATGTTTGTTCCAAGACTAGGGTTTATTCCAACGCCTCCGGGAATGATGCATCAAGAGAGGCCAAGACTTTTTCCGCCTATGAATTTCCCACAACCCATCGGTCAAGCTCCTCCAGTAACAGTACTTGTTCCTTACCCCGTAATATTACCAATACCTCTACCAATACCCATTCCTATACCATTATCTTCGTTTATCCAAGCACATCGATCTAACAAAGTCAAAACAGAAGTGAATAATGATGATGTAGAAGGACCTCTTGATTTTACTATGAATGgggataagaaaaaaaatgaaaacgttTGCAGAATGGATAATGATGTAGATGTAAATACAGAAGCACTAGATAAAACCAGTCAATCTGATCCAAATAAAGATATCAACGATAGAATAGACAGTGACAAGTTGTCCAACGAAGCGACTGAAGTCAGTAACCCAGAACAAACATTACCAAAGTTTAAAATTACGCGACTAGGCAATAAAATGGCCAAAATCGTAACAAAGACAAGGGAACCTTCAGAATCATCAAGACCTTTAAGGAAACGACGGAGGCTTGTCGAAGCAACCGATGACGATTCACTTATTCCTAAAACGAGGAAAATTGTGCAAgtgtaa